In Paenibacillus sonchi, a single genomic region encodes these proteins:
- a CDS encoding GNAT family N-acetyltransferase: MNYRPMTADDYEAAYRLWENTEGMNLSGADSREEILRYLERNPGMSQVAENGDKTLAGTAMCGHDGRRGYMYHVAVSEDGRGQGVGRELVSRCLASLLQEGIEKCHLMVIEGNALGRSFWTRIGWEERDGIVLFSSNTF; the protein is encoded by the coding sequence ATGAATTACAGACCAATGACTGCCGATGATTACGAAGCCGCCTACCGGTTATGGGAGAATACCGAGGGGATGAACCTCAGCGGGGCGGACTCCCGGGAAGAAATACTCCGCTATCTGGAGCGCAATCCGGGAATGAGCCAGGTAGCGGAGAACGGGGACAAGACGCTTGCCGGTACTGCAATGTGCGGGCATGACGGACGCAGAGGGTATATGTATCATGTTGCTGTCAGCGAAGACGGCCGCGGCCAAGGCGTTGGCCGTGAGCTGGTATCCCGCTGCTTGGCCAGTCTGCTTCAGGAAGGGATCGAAAAATGCCATTTGATGGTCATTGAGGGCAATGCCCTCGGCCGCAGCTTCTGGACACGCATCGGCTGGGAGGAGCGGGACGGTATTGTCCTGTTCTCCAGCAACACCTTTTAA
- the sdaAB gene encoding L-serine ammonia-lyase, iron-sulfur-dependent subunit beta: MRFKDVFSIIGPAMVGPSSSHTAGAARIGRAARQVLGEPAREAEVTFFGSFAATYQGHGTDRAIAGGLLNFATDDSRLPDSIELAAEAGMEISFGQGTGLFPHPNTVRLHLVGAQTGTELTLTGISIGGGNIEIVDIDGFGVKLTGMYPTVLIHHMDYLGVLASVTDVMRKGQFNIGHMSLDRKNRSGAALTVLELDEAATPGLLHELRALSAVKSVKVVDLNESAQEQKGKDNTP; the protein is encoded by the coding sequence ATGCGGTTCAAAGATGTATTCTCAATTATTGGCCCGGCCATGGTCGGACCCTCCAGTTCGCATACAGCAGGTGCAGCAAGGATCGGAAGGGCTGCCCGGCAGGTGCTGGGTGAGCCGGCGCGTGAGGCCGAGGTGACTTTCTTCGGTTCTTTTGCCGCTACGTATCAAGGGCATGGGACCGACCGGGCGATTGCCGGGGGCCTGCTGAATTTCGCTACGGATGATTCCCGTCTGCCTGATTCCATAGAACTGGCAGCCGAGGCCGGGATGGAGATTTCTTTCGGTCAAGGAACGGGCTTGTTTCCTCATCCCAATACGGTACGCTTGCATCTGGTTGGTGCGCAGACAGGGACCGAACTGACACTTACAGGAATATCTATCGGCGGCGGAAATATTGAAATTGTGGATATTGACGGCTTTGGAGTAAAGCTTACAGGAATGTATCCGACGGTGCTGATTCATCATATGGACTACCTTGGGGTGCTGGCCAGTGTTACAGATGTGATGCGCAAAGGCCAGTTCAATATTGGACACATGTCGCTGGACCGTAAAAACCGCAGCGGTGCGGCACTTACGGTGCTGGAGCTGGATGAGGCGGCAACGCCGGGGCTGCTGCATGAGCTGAGGGCTCTGTCTGCCGTCAAATCTGTCAAAGTGGTGGATCTGAATGAATCCGCGCAAGAACAAAAAGGGAAGGACAACACACCATGA
- a CDS encoding SDR family oxidoreductase has protein sequence MNPVYPYYGERTVCRVQPISFPPQHQDRQPGLESLMQPRPISENPDSRGSGKLNGKVALITGGDSGIGKAAAIAFAKEGADVAIAYLYEASDAETTQRRIEELGQRCLRIQTDLRCKANCTQAVEHTVRTFGKLDILVNNHGVQYPQQSLLDISEEQLYETYRTNIFPFFFLTQAALPHLRTGASIINTASITAYQGHKELIDYSSTKGAIVTFTRSLALSLADSGIRVNSVAPGPVWTPLIPSSFSAEEVSVFGTDTPFKRAAQPYELAGAYVYLAGPDSTYVTGTCIHVNGGDMVTS, from the coding sequence ATGAATCCTGTATATCCCTATTACGGAGAGCGTACGGTCTGCCGCGTGCAGCCTATTTCCTTTCCCCCGCAGCATCAGGACCGCCAGCCGGGACTGGAGAGTCTGATGCAGCCCCGGCCAATCAGCGAAAACCCCGACAGCCGCGGCAGCGGAAAGCTGAACGGCAAGGTTGCGCTGATTACCGGCGGAGACAGCGGGATCGGGAAAGCCGCTGCGATTGCTTTTGCCAAAGAAGGCGCGGATGTCGCCATTGCCTACCTCTACGAGGCGTCCGATGCCGAAACCACACAGCGGCGTATTGAAGAGCTGGGACAGCGCTGCCTGCGGATTCAGACCGACTTGCGGTGTAAAGCAAACTGTACCCAGGCGGTGGAGCATACCGTGCGGACCTTCGGCAAACTGGATATCCTGGTCAACAATCACGGGGTACAGTATCCGCAGCAGAGCCTCCTGGATATCTCCGAGGAGCAGTTGTACGAGACGTACCGCACGAATATTTTTCCGTTCTTCTTCCTGACGCAGGCCGCGCTGCCGCATCTGCGCACAGGGGCTTCCATCATTAACACCGCATCCATAACCGCATACCAAGGCCATAAGGAGCTCATTGATTATTCATCCACCAAAGGCGCTATTGTCACGTTCACCCGCTCCCTCGCCCTGTCGCTTGCCGACAGCGGAATCCGGGTCAACAGCGTGGCTCCCGGTCCGGTGTGGACCCCGCTGATTCCGTCCAGCTTCTCCGCCGAAGAAGTCAGTGTGTTCGGTACCGATACCCCCTTCAAGCGGGCCGCCCAGCCCTATGAGCTGGCTGGAGCCTACGTCTATTTGGCCGGACCCGATTCCACTTACGTTACCGGAACCTGCATTCATGTTAACGGAGGGGACATGGTGACCAGCTGA
- a CDS encoding DUF4269 domain-containing protein — protein MPEMDSGLSHGEDEAGNAVLKEVWKLLRKLRIMELLAEYHPRLAGTVPLGIQVEGSDLDIICEVREPRRFIETARCHFGQLEGFYAVTGTVEGVVRTKINFSAGGWPIELFGQPLATEKQNAWLHMQVEGRILRLLGPGFAENVRSLKSGGMKTEPAFAKLLKLEGDPYEEMLALGRLNPEEFNAVCRRAQPYI, from the coding sequence ATGCCGGAAATGGACAGCGGTCTGAGCCATGGAGAGGATGAAGCGGGCAATGCAGTATTGAAAGAGGTCTGGAAGTTATTGCGCAAGCTGCGCATCATGGAGCTGCTGGCAGAATATCATCCGCGGCTGGCAGGAACAGTGCCCTTGGGGATTCAGGTGGAAGGCAGTGACCTGGATATTATTTGTGAGGTGCGGGAACCCCGGCGCTTTATCGAAACGGCCCGGTGTCATTTCGGCCAGTTGGAGGGCTTTTATGCGGTGACCGGTACAGTGGAGGGGGTTGTCCGTACCAAAATTAATTTTTCGGCGGGCGGTTGGCCGATTGAGCTGTTTGGCCAGCCCTTGGCCACGGAGAAACAGAATGCCTGGCTGCATATGCAGGTGGAGGGGCGGATATTGAGGCTGCTTGGACCCGGCTTCGCAGAGAATGTCCGCTCCCTGAAGTCGGGCGGAATGAAGACAGAGCCTGCGTTTGCCAAGCTGCTGAAGCTCGAAGGTGACCCTTATGAAGAAATGCTGGCGCTTGGCAGGCTTAATCCGGAGGAATTCAATGCTGTGTGCAGACGGGCTCAACCCTACATATAA
- a CDS encoding NAD(P)-dependent oxidoreductase: MDIVVFGATGTIGRAIVQEALKRKHEVTAAVRNPASLELEHERLHVTTADILDPATVAEAVRGHEEVISAFGPAAGRENDLLRAAESLLEGMQAAGLERLLVIGGAGTLKTESGERLMDTPGFPGKFRPLAEAHGHAYEIYSASSLDYTYLSPPAVIRPGRRTGQFRIGLDRLVVDENGDSSISVEDFAVAVIDELEEGNFSRTRFTVGY; the protein is encoded by the coding sequence ATGGATATTGTGGTTTTTGGAGCAACGGGAACAATCGGCAGAGCCATTGTGCAGGAAGCGCTAAAAAGAAAACATGAGGTCACTGCAGCGGTCCGCAATCCGGCTTCACTGGAGCTGGAACATGAGCGCCTGCACGTCACTACAGCAGATATTTTGGACCCGGCGACGGTAGCTGAGGCGGTACGCGGGCATGAAGAAGTGATCAGTGCGTTTGGTCCCGCAGCCGGGCGGGAGAACGACCTGCTGCGTGCGGCGGAGAGTCTGCTGGAGGGCATGCAGGCTGCAGGCCTGGAGCGGCTGCTGGTGATTGGCGGAGCGGGCACGCTGAAAACGGAGTCAGGCGAGCGGCTGATGGATACGCCGGGGTTCCCCGGGAAGTTCCGGCCGCTGGCGGAGGCGCATGGACATGCCTATGAAATCTATAGCGCTTCTTCATTGGACTACACGTATCTCAGTCCGCCTGCCGTGATCCGCCCCGGCCGCCGGACCGGACAGTTCCGCATCGGCCTGGACCGCCTGGTGGTGGATGAGAACGGAGACAGCAGCATCAGCGTGGAGGATTTTGCCGTAGCCGTCATTGATGAGCTGGAGGAAGGAAACTTCAGCCGGACCCGGTTTACGGTGGGATACTAA
- the sdaAA gene encoding L-serine ammonia-lyase, iron-sulfur-dependent, subunit alpha encodes MNFQTLSQLAVLCEERGMGIGALMLEEQSGESGRSKEQEFATMSQYYGVMKEAVHRGMTEDTTSRSGLTGLDAQRVASYNAADEPCLGGPAGQAMAYALAVSEVNASMGRIIATPTAGSCGIIPGVFLSCQERFGWEDDYMVSGLFAAGAIGYVIANNSFVSGAEGGCQAEVGSAIGMAAGALTELRGGTPAQAIHAVGLALKNTLGLICDPVGGLVEIPCIVRNGFGAVTALAAADMALAGVRSVIPSDEVIKVMLEVGSAMPEKHRETAGGGLAQTPTGRKIMKDLRSKK; translated from the coding sequence ATGAATTTTCAAACCTTAAGCCAGCTGGCTGTATTATGTGAGGAGCGGGGAATGGGCATCGGCGCGTTGATGCTGGAGGAGCAGAGCGGGGAGTCCGGTCGTTCCAAGGAACAGGAATTCGCCACCATGAGCCAGTATTACGGGGTTATGAAGGAAGCTGTACACCGCGGCATGACAGAGGATACGACCTCGCGCAGTGGTCTGACGGGCCTGGATGCCCAGCGGGTTGCGTCTTATAATGCCGCAGATGAGCCTTGTCTGGGCGGACCTGCCGGCCAGGCCATGGCTTATGCGCTGGCTGTATCGGAGGTCAATGCATCGATGGGCCGCATTATTGCCACGCCGACAGCAGGCTCCTGCGGAATTATTCCCGGCGTGTTTTTGAGCTGCCAGGAGCGTTTCGGCTGGGAGGATGACTACATGGTATCCGGCCTCTTCGCTGCAGGTGCCATAGGGTATGTTATTGCCAATAATTCATTTGTTTCCGGAGCGGAGGGAGGCTGCCAGGCCGAAGTCGGTTCAGCCATCGGGATGGCGGCGGGAGCACTCACCGAGCTGCGCGGCGGCACGCCGGCACAGGCCATTCATGCCGTTGGCCTCGCGCTCAAAAATACACTTGGACTAATCTGTGATCCTGTAGGCGGACTTGTGGAAATTCCCTGCATCGTGCGCAACGGCTTCGGTGCAGTTACGGCGCTGGCCGCCGCCGATATGGCGCTGGCCGGGGTGCGCAGCGTGATTCCATCCGACGAGGTTATCAAAGTCATGCTGGAGGTTGGCTCGGCCATGCCCGAGAAGCACCGGGAGACAGCCGGGGGCGGACTGGCCCAGACCCCGACCGGACGGAAGATTATGAAGGATCTGCGCAGCAAAAAATAG
- a CDS encoding HNH endonuclease, giving the protein MTDTNLPLSKQCAYCKQYKPLTEFRRRTGKRSKGQSRRGACRECRKLREAGNAQMQLQVKGAPAFKEAKTPHTSTGSKGKTRPRAADPRWKAPQLRGPKPDPQDASALVPSAKGMILMRGHSDKGRRWHQEIDLELAVTLVKEHAAVVVNRRTIRRLYSNKDFRAYILTRDNYTCHFCGLYGDTIDHLLPRAKGGHTTPDNCVCACNLCNQTKADQYVEEFMGR; this is encoded by the coding sequence ATGACCGATACCAATCTGCCATTATCCAAACAATGTGCTTACTGCAAGCAATATAAACCGCTCACCGAATTCCGCAGACGCACGGGCAAGCGCTCCAAGGGCCAGTCGCGCCGGGGCGCCTGCCGGGAATGCCGCAAGCTGCGCGAGGCCGGGAATGCCCAGATGCAGCTGCAAGTAAAAGGGGCCCCGGCCTTCAAGGAAGCCAAGACGCCACATACCTCAACCGGAAGCAAGGGGAAGACGCGTCCGCGCGCAGCCGATCCCCGGTGGAAGGCTCCGCAGCTGCGGGGTCCGAAGCCTGATCCGCAGGATGCCTCGGCCCTGGTTCCGTCCGCCAAAGGTATGATTCTGATGCGCGGCCACAGCGACAAGGGCCGCCGCTGGCATCAGGAAATTGATCTTGAGCTTGCAGTGACGCTCGTCAAAGAGCATGCCGCGGTGGTGGTGAACCGCCGTACGATCCGCCGCCTGTACAGTAACAAGGATTTCCGGGCCTACATTCTAACGAGGGACAATTATACCTGCCATTTCTGCGGCCTGTACGGCGACACCATTGACCATCTGCTGCCGCGGGCCAAAGGCGGCCACACCACGCCGGACAATTGCGTCTGCGCTTGTAATCTATGCAACCAGACCAAGGCCGACCAGTATGTGGAGGAATTTATGGGCCGGTAA
- a CDS encoding LacI family DNA-binding transcriptional regulator, whose product MTTIYDIAKKTGYSPTTVSKAFNNYSDVREKTRQEILRTAQEMGYLPNAHARTLTTKKSWTIGVLFVEGTGAGIRHPFFSAVIESFKQVAVAKGYALMFISKDVGGKQSGYLENCRIRGVDGVVVFLSDYNDPYFLELLESDIPTVILDYNTPQSHTVCSDNRAGALLAVNYLASLGHRKIAHISGGGNSFPGSERELGYITAMEELGLDVPDGYIAEGAFFSRESGYDAMLKLLELPECPTAVFASGDLLALGAVMAAKDKELSVPSDISVMGYDDIELAAYVSPALTTIRQDTEMLGTRAAEILIASIDGKGQDKEALMLPVEVVVRDSCAPPGRE is encoded by the coding sequence TTGACAACGATTTATGATATTGCCAAAAAAACCGGCTACTCGCCAACCACGGTTTCCAAGGCGTTCAACAATTATTCCGATGTGCGGGAGAAGACACGCCAGGAAATTCTCAGGACGGCGCAGGAAATGGGGTACCTGCCCAACGCGCATGCCCGTACCCTGACGACCAAGAAGTCATGGACCATCGGTGTGCTGTTTGTTGAGGGGACCGGGGCGGGTATCCGCCATCCATTTTTCAGCGCGGTGATTGAGAGCTTCAAGCAGGTTGCGGTAGCCAAAGGTTATGCGCTGATGTTCATTTCCAAGGATGTCGGCGGCAAGCAGAGTGGTTATCTGGAGAATTGCCGGATTCGCGGGGTGGACGGGGTTGTAGTGTTCCTGTCCGATTACAACGACCCTTATTTCCTGGAACTGCTGGAAAGTGATATTCCCACGGTTATTCTGGATTATAATACGCCGCAGTCCCATACAGTCTGCTCGGATAACAGGGCGGGAGCACTGCTGGCGGTCAATTACCTGGCATCCTTGGGGCACCGGAAAATCGCCCACATTTCCGGAGGCGGGAACTCCTTTCCGGGAAGCGAGCGTGAACTGGGGTACATAACGGCCATGGAGGAGCTGGGCCTTGACGTGCCGGACGGCTATATTGCCGAGGGCGCTTTTTTCTCCAGAGAAAGCGGCTATGATGCAATGCTGAAGCTGCTTGAACTGCCGGAGTGTCCGACGGCTGTATTTGCTTCGGGTGACCTGCTGGCGCTTGGCGCGGTGATGGCAGCCAAAGACAAAGAATTGTCCGTTCCGTCAGATATTTCGGTGATGGGCTATGATGATATCGAGCTTGCTGCGTATGTATCCCCCGCGCTTACAACCATCCGGCAGGATACGGAGATGCTCGGGACACGGGCGGCTGAGATTCTGATCGCCTCCATCGACGGCAAAGGGCAAGACAAGGAAGCGCTGATGCTTCCTGTTGAAGTGGTTGTGCGGGACTCCTGCGCGCCGCCGGGCAGAGAATAA
- the tnpA gene encoding IS200/IS605 family transposase: MAQPKWMCKYHIVFTPKYRRKVIYNQYKESIRDILKQLCGYKGVEIIEGHLMPDHIHMLVSIPPKMSVSSFMGYLKGKSALMIFDKHANLKYKYGNRHFWAEGYYVSTVGLNEATIKKYIQEQESHDIALDKLSVKEYENPFKG; encoded by the coding sequence ATGGCACAACCCAAGTGGATGTGCAAGTACCATATCGTATTCACCCCAAAGTATAGACGAAAGGTGATCTACAATCAATACAAAGAAAGTATCCGAGATATCCTAAAGCAACTCTGTGGCTACAAAGGAGTAGAGATTATCGAAGGACACCTCATGCCCGATCATATTCATATGTTGGTGAGTATTCCACCGAAAATGAGCGTCTCGAGTTTTATGGGATATCTGAAAGGGAAAAGTGCGCTCATGATCTTCGATAAGCATGCAAACTTGAAGTATAAGTACGGGAATCGCCATTTTTGGGCAGAAGGGTACTATGTAAGCACGGTAGGTCTCAATGAAGCAACGATTAAAAAGTATATCCAGGAGCAGGAAAGTCACGATATTGCACTGGATAAGCTGAGTGTGAAAGAGTATGAAAACCCCTTTAAGGGGTAG
- a CDS encoding NAD(P)H-hydrate dehydratase — translation MSRRRSPEGHKGTYGHVLLAAGSLSMSGAGLLAARAALRAGCGLVTWALPAMLMPHVIGAVPELMLAAAGGENGTWSAGTAAEVLRLSTGRDVTAVGPGLGRFADDQEWLRALWEGIAAPLVIDADALNILADSDYSSWTSRRHPVILTPHPGEMARLAGISTAEVQRDRIGLALAYAREHGVTLVLKGAHTVVATPEGEAYVNITGHPGMGTGGAGDVLTGIIAGLLAQGLNAAQAAAFGVYLHGLAGERAARQRHDPSALIAGDIIEAL, via the coding sequence GTGTCGCGCCGCCGTTCGCCCGAGGGCCACAAGGGCACCTACGGGCATGTCCTGCTGGCAGCGGGAAGCCTTAGCATGAGCGGGGCGGGTCTGCTGGCAGCCCGCGCCGCCCTGCGCGCAGGCTGCGGCCTGGTGACCTGGGCGCTGCCTGCGATGCTGATGCCCCATGTCATCGGCGCAGTTCCGGAGCTGATGCTGGCAGCGGCCGGCGGGGAGAATGGCACCTGGAGCGCCGGGACTGCCGCTGAAGTGCTGCGGCTAAGCACCGGCAGAGATGTCACTGCAGTGGGGCCGGGGCTTGGACGGTTTGCGGACGATCAGGAATGGCTGCGGGCGCTGTGGGAAGGCATTGCTGCCCCACTGGTTATCGATGCCGATGCGCTAAACATTCTGGCCGACAGTGATTACAGCTCCTGGACAAGCCGCCGCCATCCGGTGATCCTGACGCCCCATCCGGGGGAAATGGCCCGGCTGGCTGGAATATCCACGGCTGAGGTGCAGCGGGACCGGATCGGCTTGGCGCTGGCTTATGCCCGGGAGCATGGGGTAACCCTTGTACTGAAGGGGGCCCATACGGTGGTCGCAACGCCTGAAGGAGAGGCTTATGTGAATATCACAGGCCATCCGGGCATGGGAACCGGCGGTGCGGGCGATGTGCTGACCGGCATCATTGCGGGATTGCTTGCACAAGGGCTCAATGCTGCGCAGGCAGCGGCCTTTGGCGTCTATCTGCACGGCCTGGCCGGTGAACGGGCTGCCCGCCAGCGCCATGATCCGTCGGCATTGATCGCCGGAGATATCATTGAGGCGCTCTGA
- a CDS encoding YwbE family protein — protein sequence MNGQVRADIRPGLEVDIVLKQDQATGKLTHGVVKDILTNSPRHPHGIKVRLADGQVGRVKHIT from the coding sequence ATGAACGGGCAAGTTAGAGCGGATATCCGCCCCGGACTTGAGGTGGATATTGTGCTGAAGCAGGACCAGGCTACAGGCAAACTCACACATGGGGTTGTCAAAGACATTCTCACCAACTCGCCCCGCCATCCGCACGGGATCAAGGTACGGCTGGCTGACGGTCAAGTCGGACGGGTTAAGCATATTACGTAA
- a CDS encoding glycoside hydrolase family 30 beta sandwich domain-containing protein yields MLSTAFRNPDGSLAVVLMNEGENVRSATLGLGDELAECELPPHSIATHVIS; encoded by the coding sequence GTGCTGTCCACCGCCTTCCGAAATCCGGACGGCAGTCTCGCTGTAGTGCTTATGAATGAGGGGGAGAATGTGCGCAGCGCAACTCTGGGACTGGGGGATGAGCTGGCCGAATGCGAGCTGCCGCCGCACTCTATTGCAACACATGTCATTTCTTAA